The sequence TTTTCATCAGTTTGTTCCCAAATGAACGCGGAGTGCCTTTAACCATTACGTAATTGTCTATCTTATATTTCCTGTGCGGATTGCATGTGAAGATTCAGCTACTTGTGTGTTTCCTTTATAACTTCAGCTATATATGTGAATAATGCTTGCTGCAGGTGTTGTGCGCCTTGTTGAGTACTTGTCTCGGGATCATCTATTTGGGAAAGATCAGcagttaaaaattattatagatGCTGGAACAGGAACAACCGCTGTTGGTCTTGGAATTGGAGCCGTGTGCTTAGGGTGAGATTCTTCTAAACCTCCTCGATGCGTCACATTACATCCATCTTTACTATCTAACCGACAAACTCATTATTAGGCTCCCATGGGACGTCACTGCTGTTATGCTAGCTGACACTATTGATGGATACCGGAAAAAGGAGGAAAGTTTAATTTCTGAATTCCGTAGATGCTTTACTCTTCATCTCGACGAGCAAATGCTAACCGGATTGGAACCTGGACTTGTGCACTGGGTTGAACGTAGCTCTCCGAGAAAGTAAGTAATACTTCTATTAGTCTTATTCTCTGATACAAGTACAGCTCTTGCTTTTGTTTTTTCCCTGTCGTATCTTGTCTTTGAGAGAGTAGTAGCTGATGTTTCTCACGGTGAGGTATTTGGTGTCTGGGATTAACATGCATTGTGCAACTGAATATTTTCTTCTCAAACTTACCTCTCCATGTTGACAAGCGACTACCCGTTGACAATCAATAATATTCAAAGAACTTGTTTGACGAGTATGTTAAGTCATGCAATGATTTTTCACTCGGATTTCGTCCAAATACTCTTTCTGGACTATAACTTCAAGTACTCTTTTTTTCCAAAGGCATAATATATACACCGACGCTCAAACTTGGCCTCAACTGGCAAGTAAATACCCACATCTCAACTGGCAACTAAACACTCCAACTTGTACCTACTGTGTCTCGTGGACACCCAACTGTGACATGACATGCAAATTTTGGGGGTGTATAAATGATCATTTTGTAAGTTGGAGCGTTCAACTGACACTATGGAGGAGGAGTTGAGGTTTCTATATGTGCATACTCAACGTTTGAGTACTTACTTGCCAACTGAGatcaagtttaagtgtctagtTATACACAACATACCTAGTGGAATCCCACAAGcggggtctggggagggtagagtgaAGCAGACATTATCACTACCTCGACCCTCGTGCCTTTTTTCAGCTTCAACTAAATATTATCCAAATGCCTACTATATCTACATGTGATCATTCTAGAAGTGCAGAAAATGGAACTGAATATCTAAGGGAGTATCTTTCTTTCTTGTTGTTGTCTTACAGATTTGGCAATATACTGAAGGGGGAAGTCGAAATATGTCGAAAGATTGCTCAAGAAACGGGTATTCTTCTCGATCCGGTTTACACTTTGGCTGCTTGGGAACTGGCAACTCAACTTGGTCAGGAGAAATGTGCAAAAGTGGTAATGCTTCACACAGGAGGTACACTCGGTATGTTTGGTCTAGCTCAGCGTTACAAGTCTTACTTCGAAATATGCTGAACGATGAAATATTGCAGCTAATGCGAGTAacttttatgttatgatattatcGTAAGGAATGAGACTTGAATCCCACATCGGTTAAATGAGGAGCTGATGTGGGGCTTATATAACCTTGGTGTGATGTCCCGCCACTTTGCCAGTTAAATTTTGCATCCGGATGCACGGAGCTTTAGTGAgactctaagtccgtgacacTTGGTCTCTCATTTCTCGATTATTCGTTCTCCAACAGTTGCAAACTAGTCTTGACTAGTAAGTTTAAGTTATGATATTATTGTAAAGAATGAAACTTGAATCCCACATCGGTTAAATGAGGAGCTGATGTGGGGCTTATATAGCCTTGGTGTGATAACCCTGACACTTCGTCAGTCAAATTTTGCATGTGGATGCACGGAGCTTTAGTGAGACTCTAAGTCGGTGACACTTGGTCTCTCCTTCCTCGATTATTCGTTCTCCAATAGTTGCAAACTAAACTTTTAAGTTATGATATTATTGTAAAGAATGAGACTTGAATCCCATATCGATTAGAATATTTTTCGATTTTATCGATCAAACATAAACTGCTTCTTatcaaagatattttttttgaaaagataagttgattttaaaaaactaaaccaAACAAATTATAAGCTAGTGAactatcatataatttttttgctaatatattttatttggaaATTAGATTTTGCTAATATATAAAAACTTGGTTTGCACATTTTTCACTTTTACTaaatttttgtcctttttttcctttaaaaatagCCTCATTGAAGttatatttcatgtttttttatatagaaaatactcaaataactatttattatttgtaaaaaCTACTACCAAATATaaccaatttcataattttcaaataaaatgaaaaaaatatttatgatagtATGTATAGGTCGTATATAAAGCCTAATCTATCACACTATGTGACTATATCTATTTTGAGATATACCTTAATACAGGTCTGATTATATTATCTTTGTTtacttttaattgttttaatttctttttttagagtcaaaccaTAATaactttgattaatattttacgACGTATTGTTTCATCATATTGACATGCATAGAATTGTAACTAATAGtactttttgtataatttattaatatctgaattttaaattttaaaataccgaattaatgtgatctaatttaacttgaaaaattaattgaattgtcttttgaaaaaagcaatattacaattaaaaatggatatttgatttttatttttatttttatacgtTACTATTTGAAACTGTTGAGTTGGCAGCTAATTTTGACTTATATGGtcactatagacagttgaaaattttcaaaattcaaataaaagaatcCAAATATTCTTTCGATTTCTTTTTagttgtcataatttttttaagagatTAAATTCTATTTAGTGAGAAGTAGAAGAAAATTACACCATTAATTCATTTCTTAGAAATACTTATATCTCACAAGTCACAACTTTTccgtttttgttattttcatctCGTTTTCCATCGACACCATTAAAGTAATTTGAGACAATTATCAACCgtaagttttattttcttttttcttctttctaaaaaataaactaattaatctcataaaaatttatacataacTTATTAAGTCTTCTTCACGACATGAAAAAGATTTTCGGAGAGGTGTATTCATTGTTTCAGACTGTGTTTCTCTTCTTAGTTTATTCTATcaacaatacaaaaattaatttaaaaaaattgatccaTATACACCATCATATTTATgccaatttatttaaataataatattcaaaGTCGATagtatcaaaaatatttaaacattatttcaaaaacaaatctTAGATCTGTAAAACATATCTCAAAAAATGGTACTCGGTTGGAAAACAAGTGGAAGAAACTTGAAACTTGTCCGGAAGAGATTCaaggaagaagagaaattgtttatgaaaagaacacttattattttaatagaatCTGAATGATATTAAGACTCTGTTACAGATCTGATTCGTTCAGACTCattaagagatttttttttaaaaaaaaaacaaatggacTTAATAGCatgaatcttaatcattaagATTCAGATCTAAAAATCAGACGTACTTAATGAGCTGAatatgaatgattaagattcataTCTTCATTAAgcgcaaacaaatgaggcctaaatCAAAGTTCATTAACAaggtaacaaaatattttgaggCATCACATCAATAAATTACATACATatctccattttattttataaataaatgtttgtgattacataatattaaaaaaaattaaatacatatgattttttaaagattCATTGCTTTTACAGATcaacaatagtaataactaattattctttaatataatcatCTCAGATGCAACAGATAATTTGTTCAcgtagaaaaaaattattcttttcttatgaaatttgaaatgataagtgtttatttacaaaatataaacttatgaaatcacattttatattaaaataaagattTGAAATTACAACTTGAAATtgaaatcttctttttttttttgagagagTGTGGAATTTCAAACatgatttgaaattcaaattcaaattcaaattttgttcacattttataaagtaatataaatcAACGCTaactttttaaacaaaaaaaaaaaacttcaaatctaaaccccaaatTCTATATCCAAAGGCTTACCAAATATTATAAATGTCATATATGACATTTCAAGTTCTagtatagaaaaaaattatatatatattggttttcAATTCGATGTTTGATATCCATATTAAAATCtgactaaatttaaatttatatcgataaaatatatcctaacaAAAACGATTCTGTATTTAAGGAGACTTAATCCCAAAATCTCCACTTCACTACCATCTAATATTCAATACACATTACACCTAACAAAGGTCTCATTTACTCATCCTAACcatcaaattttgaaaacaagaaggaaaaagaaaaaggggaaaaagaCAATATTTTCATAGTATATATACTCCAAAGTTTCTTATGATGCATCAAATACTTATCTTGGATGCttcaatcaaaaataataaataataaacaaatatattatgaaattcgtaaaaaaaaaaaatttaaagtatatTCGATcatcttattaaaaaaaaataatgaaacatgCTTTTAAGGGTACGGTCTCATGGTCAATAACGTGGGTTGAACACAAAAAATTTTTAGATTCCAATAAAGTAAAAACACTAggtattttcttttcatctgtTCTAACCTTGGtgaacaaaattattaaatactTATTGCTGGTGAGAGATGACAAATGTCTTAATCGATAGAATTATCTATTACATATCGCTAGTAGAAGGCAgtgtatattttataaaattaatcgAGATACGCACAAACTGATTCGAACACCAgatttatttaaaaacaaaaaaatgaaacatgtaaaaaaagaaaaatatctatCATTCCATCACATCATTTTATCGATAAATAGTACAAATTACACCTAACAAAGGTCTCATTTTTCATCCCAACcatcaaattttgaaaacaaaaaaggtaaaagaaaatattttcaaagtttATATAGTCCAAAGTTTCTTATCCTGGATCCTTTAGTTAGAAACAACAAAGTTGTTGGCTAACTTCCAAAAATCACCATTGGGTTTATCAACAAGTGGCCAAAATTTCCATTCCTTTGGGCTAAGAGTCTAACAAGTAAAAGACAAAACATCAATGTGCTGTCTTCTTTTGTCTGTTTCCTTAAAGCCATCTTCTCTTTgtattagtttttcttttttctacgCTCTGTctgaatttatatgatattgtttAAATTTCGAAAGTTAAAaccttttattttgattatgagTTGGGTCATATATTCTTAAAGTTTTCTGAAAATTAATAtgcatatttaaaaactatatttagaagaaggaaaaatactTCAAGTATTTccaacctatgctcgaaatttTAGAGActcacttatactatattaagtaACTATTAACCCCCCCCCTCCCCTCCGCCCCGAACTTatcttataaataaattttttgtcctttttcGTTTAACGTGGTACTATTTTCTGGGTTTAATACATgttgacaatttttttcaagctaTCTGGttgatagtgtcacgtaggcgaaaaagagttgaaaattatttataaaataatttttttttggggtggaGGGGGTGATGGGACCTTAGAGCATAGACTAAgagggtacttatgcattttttagtaaaaagaaCTATACATCACGAATATTTAAAGGCGTGTTAACAAATCACAATTTATAAGTATGTCGATAAATTGGTATGGAGGGAGTATTGCTTATTCCTCCCtctcaaataattatatgtagtgtttgtttaaaaaatagttatttcgAATTATCTGTTGTTTTAGAAGTTTACGATGAAAGAATTGATTTTGTAAGatatctaaaatttatttatttattagttttatgatCTTTTTAACAAGAGATCTTCGTTTATAGTTAATTACACAGacaaaaaaaatcttcattCTTACGTATACGAGATGTGaataagttattttcttttatttgttttgtaaaTGGTTAAGAGATCTTAATTTCTCTTATTGTAACGTTATAATGGTCCAAATATCAATAATGTAATTAGCTTGCGATTTTAACTAATGGTTTTAAAAGGAGAGTGTGAAAGAGAATTACGATAGATAATTTAAGACGGacgaaataataatattcattaTGATGAAAGAGAAGATAAAAGACCAATTTGAATTGTCTTTTCTTCTTACAAAATTCCCAAACTTACCCCCacaataaaaacaaatgaattGATGTCATTTTTCTTGTCTTTTGTTAGGACATGTTTGGATTTTAGTATATTTTCAAGAATATAATAGTCTTTTAGCCAACCTTGATTCCTTGTCCACTTTAGTTAGTGACAAACATACAACCAAAAAGTTGTTCCATAGTCTATACTTACTACCTCAGAGACAACAAACAAAAGAGCTTGGATTTTGTgttggggtgggggtggggtggtNNNNNNNNNNNNNNNNNNNNNNNNNNNNNNNNNNNNNNNNNNNNNNNNNNNNNNNNNNNNNNNNNNNNNNNNNNNNNNNNNNNNNNNNNNNNNNNNNNNNNNNNNNNNNNNNNNNNNNNNNNNNNNNNNNNNNNNNNNNNNNNNNNNNNNNNNNNNNNNNNNNNNNNNNNNNNNNNNNNNNNNNNNNNNNNNNNNNNNNNNNNNNNNNNNNNNNNNNNNNNNNNNNNNNNNNNNNNNNNNNNNNNNNNNNNNNNNNNNNNNNNNNNNNNNNNNNNNNNNNNNNNNNNNNNNNNNNNNNNNNNNNNNNNNNNNNNNNNNNNNNNNNNNNNNNNNNNNNNNNNNNNNNNNNNNNNNNNNNNNNNNNNNNNNNNNNNNNNNNNNNNNNNNNNNNNNNNNNNNNNNNNNNNNNNNNNNNNNNNNNNNNNNNNNNNNNNNNNNNNGGTTGGAGGGGGGTGGGGGTGTTCTTATTTGAAACATATTGTCATAAGCAAAGACCACTACATGGTTTTTATCTAGTAGTCTATCTGTTCTTTTTATCCTCTAGTGTttgtaattcattttaaaaaaatttacaagaGTTAAAAGATGATAATTGAGAGGCAAAAGGGGGTTGGTTGTGATGAATTAAGTGTTTGAAATAcgatataattaaataattaaaagtatgATTTTCTGGATAATTATATTGATTGTTAAatgattatataatttaatacgACATCAGAATAAGCTGACATATAAAAGACGTGTTAAAACTACGGTACCTATTAGATGATTGTACTTATTACTCCCTCTAATAATTTGAACTTCTTGAGGTAAGATATTTCATTTATAactg comes from Solanum pennellii chromosome 1, SPENNV200 and encodes:
- the LOC107010342 gene encoding D-cysteine desulfhydrase 2, mitochondrial isoform X2 is translated as MVIRRGNWMHYSLSWKIVLSQMLSHVEGAKVRMLQLLVRHATAVSCAERGLKSHLLLRGEQPSTLTGYNLISTLYGNVSYVPRSLYARREEMLLKHAHIVAGNDGLVFSLSDLEASLFSHGCGEHSSHVDSLTKRSKKIAIINEGAGDAAALLGVVRLVEYLSRDHLFGKDQQLKIIIDAGTGTTAVGLGIGAVCLGLPWDVTAVMLADTIDGYRKKEESLISEFRRCFTLHLDEQMLTGLEPGLVHWVERSSPRKFGNILKGEVEICRKIAQETGILLDPVYTLAAWELATQLGQEKCAKVVMLHTGGTLGMFGLAQRYKSYFEIC